Genomic segment of Brachyspira suanatina:
CGAATCATCTATTATAAGTATATCCATTTTCAAATCTGTTTTCTGTGCTTTAATAGAATCAAGCAATATAGGCAAATATTTTTCTTCGTTATATGTAGTTATAGAAAGTGTAACATCATAATCCATTAATTATTCCTTCAAATTTATTTATAACTTCCTGTGGTTTTATAACTTCTCTGCACTCAAATGTATCTAATTTACATTTCTTACCACCACATATACAAGCAGTATTATTAGGTTTTTTTTCTATTAGATGGCTATTAATACCAATAGGGTAATTCTGATAAGCAGGTGTTGCAAAATATAACGCTAAAGTAGGTATACCAACTATAGAAGCTACATGCATAGCACCTGAATCATTACCTATAAATCCATTGCATAGGCTAAGTATTGCTGCTATCATATCAAGAGGCATATAAGGTATTATAGGTTCTTTCAAAAGCATTGCTGATATTTTATCAGATATTTCCTTTTCATTAGGTGTAGTAATAAATAAAGTTAAAGCATCATATTTGTTTGATAAATAATTAGCAACTTCAGCAAAATATTCTTCCTTCCAAATTTTTCCAACACTATTAGTCGCCCCTATTCCATAAGCAAATATTTTTTTATTTTCTGGGTTAACAGTTTTTAAATAATCTTTTGCTTTATTTAATATATCTTCTCTTATCTTTAACTTGATACTAGGCCTTTTTTCATTTATTCCAATAGCTTTAAGTAAATTAACATAATAATCAGCAGTATGTATCCATCTTACTTCTTTTCTATCAACAGCTTCTGTAAGCATAAAATTTCTATAATCAGCTTTATATCCTATACGCGTTTTTATACCATGACCAAAAACCCTAAAAGCACTTTCAAATGAATTAGGAAAAAGTATTACAGTATCAAAATTATATTTTCTTAAACTTGGAAAATTTTTCAATTCTAAGTAATCATCAACCAAATCACTAACAGTAAAAATACCCAACATAGATCTTTTTGCCATTACAGTAATTTTTATATCTTGATATTTTTCTTTTATTAAATGAATTGCAGGCATAGACATAATTATATCTCCAAGCCAATTAGGAGAATGTACAAGTAAGTTTTTAATATTTCTCATAAAAATAATACTTTATAAAAATATAATCAAAAATCATCTAGATCAATGAAATCATCCATAAATTTCTCATAGCCTGATATTATACTTCTATAAATAGTTCCTTCTATAATTAAATTACTAGACTTTCTAATATTTTGAAAATATTCATAAAGCATAGAAAAGTCATTTTTGAAAGTATTCTTCCATACATCTTTAGCAGATTCAATAACCTCAATACTATTAGAATTGATTATCATATATTTCAACTTATTACTATTAGGATACTGCGTTGAAATTACAATATCTATATGTTTATCATTAACAAAAGATAATTGATCCTGACAATATACTGAATTTATAGGGCTTTCATCTGTAGGTATTAATTTTTCATTTTCATCTATATAATTATTAGAATAATAATTTATACCTTTAAATATTAAACTAATATAGAAAGGTTCTAATTTTATATCCATAGATTTTATCTCTATTAAAGTCTTGGCTAAATTAGTTAAAACTATATCATTTAATTTTATAGAAATATCATTTTCAGTTATTTTAATATCTTCTATTATAGAACTATGCATTTGATTAAGACCTATATAATCAGCACTCTTACCAAGTCTCATAGTATTAGAAAATAAGAAATTTTTATAAACATTATCAGATACATAACATCTTTCAAATGTCTCATCATCTAAAATTATAGCATCTTTATCTGAGCGTCCTTGATACTGACTATAAAATATAGTTTCATATACACTAGGCGATAACATAGAAGCTATCTCATATAATCTGACATTACTATAATCCATAAATAAACTATATAATATTATTTCCTATATTTTTTATATCATAATCAATGATAAATAAATCATATTTAGTAAATATCTTAGAATTATTATGATAAAATTTGCTATTAATACAAGTAAATTTTATCGGAATATTTTTCTCTTTAGATAATTTCTCTGCAATATTTTCACCTTTTTCTATATCATCAAGAGAAGTATCGTACATTAAATGAGTATTATTTATTATACCAGTAACTTTTAACCCAAGAACTGCCTCTATATCAAGTAAATAGCCTAAAGCCAACTCAAAAGTAGAATTTTCTTATCTATTGGCATTAAAAACAAAAAAAACATCTGTTTCATTAATATCAACATTATTACGAAAAGAAGCAAATGATAAACTTCCAACAGAATTTCCACCCATATCAATTATGCCTATAATATCTTTTCTATCAAAAATAGAATAAACTTCAGCGGATACTGCTGGTATATCGGCACCTGACTGAGGAAGATAACTGCCTATAACTTTTATGTTTTTTTCTTCTAAATATGAGGAATGCTCTCTGGATCTGAAATAAGGGTTTACTACATCTAAATCCGCAATATAAATATTTTCGGATGTATAATTTCTGATGTACATACTATAGTTAATAGAAAAAGTAGTTTTCCCGACTCCATAATGACCGCACACTATTGTAACTCTATTATATTTGTTCATAAGTATTTCCTAAAACCCTTCTATATCTAAAATATAATATATTTCATAATTTTTTCAAATTTTTTTAATTAAATAAATATAGCTAAATTACATAATTTGCAAGCATATTGCAATAAAAAGCTATAAAATAAATTTGCTATTTTGAAATAAAATATAACCGATACTATATAACAAGATTGTATTTATAAGGTTTTAAAAATAAAATAAAAAATTTGGGATAAAAAA
This window contains:
- a CDS encoding glycosyltransferase family 9 protein; protein product: MRNIKNLLVHSPNWLGDIIMSMPAIHLIKEKYQDIKITVMAKRSMLGIFTVSDLVDDYLELKNFPSLRKYNFDTVILFPNSFESAFRVFGHGIKTRIGYKADYRNFMLTEAVDRKEVRWIHTADYYVNLLKAIGINEKRPSIKLKIREDILNKAKDYLKTVNPENKKIFAYGIGATNSVGKIWKEEYFAEVANYLSNKYDALTLFITTPNEKEISDKISAMLLKEPIIPYMPLDMIAAILSLCNGFIGNDSGAMHVASIVGIPTLALYFATPAYQNYPIGINSHLIEKKPNNTACICGGKKCKLDTFECREVIKPQEVINKFEGIINGL